AATCTGGGCTATGCTTTACAGCAACAAGGAAAGTTACAGGAAGCTGTCCAGAATTATCGTCAAGCCATTCAATCCGATCCAGATGATGCTTGGACTTACAGTCAATTAGGTGATGTTTTATTGGAACAAAAAAAATTAGAGGAAGCCCTAAGAAGCTATGAACAAGCCATTCAAACCAATTCCAAGTATGCTCCTGCTTACAATGGTTTGGGTAATGTGCTAAGAAGACAAGGTAAATTAGAAGAAGCGATCGAAAACTATCGCCAAGCTCTCCAAGTTGATTCCAACTTTGCCCATGCTTATAGTAATTGGGGGCACGTACTAAGACAACAAGGAAAGCTAGAAGAAGCTATAGAGAAATACCAGAAAGCTCTCCAAAGCAATCCCAATCTTGTTTATGCTTATAACGGTTGGGGCACTGTCCTATGGGATCAAGAAAAGCTAGAAGAAGCTATAGAGAAATACCAGAAAGCTCTACAACTCAATCCTGAGTTTTTCTATGCTTA
The genomic region above belongs to Geitlerinema sp. PCC 9228 and contains:
- a CDS encoding tetratricopeptide repeat protein, with amino-acid sequence NLGYALQQQGKLQEAVQNYRQAIQSDPDDAWTYSQLGDVLLEQKKLEEALRSYEQAIQTNSKYAPAYNGLGNVLRRQGKLEEAIENYRQALQVDSNFAHAYSNWGHVLRQQGKLEEAIEKYQKALQSNPNLVYAYNGWGTVLWDQEKLEEAIEKYQKALQLNPEFFYA